The Candidatus Tanganyikabacteria bacterium sequence AGGCGCACGGCGAAGCTCCGCGCCGCCAACGTCCGCCTCAAGGCCGCCAACCGCCACAAGGACGAGTTCATCGCGGTCGTCAGCCACGAGCTGCGGACACCGCTGGCGGCCATCTCCGGCGCCGCCGCCAACCTGGCCGACGGCGTGGCCGGGCACCTCAAGCCGCTCCAGCGCGCCCTCCTGGACCTGGTGGTAGCGGGCGCGGAGCGCCTGGGCGGGATGATCGAGGATCTCATCGAGTTCGCGGAACTGCGCACGGGCCGCGCGTCGCTCGAGTTCAATCCCACGCCGTTCGGGTCGCTGGTCGACGAGGCGGTGCTGCACGTCGGGCCGCGCGCCGAGGCGGCCGGCGTCCGTCTGAAGGGTCGCGTCGAGGTGACCGATCCGGTGTGCCTCGACGCCCGGCGGGTCTTTGGCGTGCTGTGCAAGCTCCTGGACAACGCCATCCGGTTCACGCCGCGCGGCGGCGTCGTGACGGTGGACGCCCGGGTCGAGGGAGACCTGGTTCGGTGCGCCGTGTCGGATACCGGCGTCGGCATCGCCCGGGAAGAGCTACCAGGCCTCTTCGACGTCTTCCGCCAGCTGGACATGAGCACGACTCGCGAGGCCGGCGGCCTGGGCCTGGGCCTGTCGCTCGCGCGGGCGTACGTCGAGGGGCATGGCGGCACGATCGAGGTGGCGAGCGAGTCCGGGGCCGGCAGCACGTTCAC is a genomic window containing:
- a CDS encoding hybrid sensor histidine kinase/response regulator, with the protein product MRHELGEDGPRVVVVDDNRDSRRLLAQILAGRGYQVFEAVDGRHALDVIATASPDLVLLDLRMPRADGFAVLEALAAREAGFLPVVVVSGVTEREDRVRALKLGAHEFLAKPVDSEELAVRVGTLLALKRAKEACELQRRLLAGHNLHLEYEVVRRTAKLRAANVRLKAANRHKDEFIAVVSHELRTPLAAISGAAANLADGVAGHLKPLQRALLDLVVAGAERLGGMIEDLIEFAELRTGRASLEFNPTPFGSLVDEAVLHVGPRAEAAGVRLKGRVEVTDPVCLDARRVFGVLCKLLDNAIRFTPRGGVVTVDARVEGDLVRCAVSDTGVGIAREELPGLFDVFRQLDMSTTREAGGLGLGLSLARAYVEGHGGTIEVASESGAGSTFTLTLPLNNAREAAYPLPVPPPGVVV